One Mailhella massiliensis DNA segment encodes these proteins:
- a CDS encoding helix-turn-helix transcriptional regulator, giving the protein MGRKWNQDVTPAERLLFVYTMLLFSGREMSLTELARRLDCSKQTVRRLIDQLEASRFGTLLREMHGREVAYRLERPRNLPKLSLDPEGLRQLALCRAFLMHLLPESMRRTVDATLQKASAYLPEGAEPCGIEEVGCAFAKGPIDYTPFQETLRELMEAIRLHRVCEVSYRATLQGEVKRHCFAPVKIVAYHEALYARGWLVSEKGRAGALFSSPTSLAVHRMTGARMTRRNAESLPGDADALEGCFGLMGEEPFTVRVRFAPSAATYASERTWSRDQKITRHKDGSVTLTMTARSEAEVIAWVMSFADTAEVLSPAALRKAVACRVRAMNAVYARKSGRGQGRRGKHAESAGGEEFRAERPFSSEKPVSAAYAAQQEEPRSSRKEPSSGPSEEAPGSSGMIFSAGAEGGAFRSD; this is encoded by the coding sequence ATGGGCAGGAAATGGAATCAGGATGTGACGCCTGCGGAAAGGCTGCTTTTCGTGTACACCATGCTGCTTTTCAGCGGCCGGGAAATGAGTCTGACGGAGCTGGCCCGCAGGCTGGACTGTTCCAAGCAGACGGTGAGAAGACTCATCGACCAGCTGGAGGCCTCGCGTTTCGGTACGCTGCTTCGTGAAATGCACGGGCGCGAGGTGGCCTACCGTCTGGAGAGGCCCCGGAATCTGCCGAAGCTCAGTCTTGATCCCGAAGGGCTGCGTCAGCTTGCCCTGTGCCGGGCCTTTCTCATGCATCTTCTGCCGGAATCCATGCGCAGAACGGTGGATGCCACGCTTCAGAAGGCTTCGGCCTATCTGCCGGAAGGGGCCGAACCGTGCGGTATCGAGGAGGTGGGCTGCGCCTTTGCCAAGGGGCCCATCGACTATACGCCGTTTCAGGAAACGCTGAGGGAACTTATGGAGGCCATACGGCTGCATCGGGTATGCGAGGTGTCGTACCGGGCGACCCTTCAGGGCGAAGTGAAGCGGCACTGCTTTGCTCCGGTGAAAATCGTGGCCTATCACGAGGCACTGTATGCGCGCGGCTGGCTGGTGTCGGAAAAGGGCAGGGCCGGGGCGCTTTTTTCCTCGCCCACCAGCCTTGCCGTACACCGCATGACAGGGGCCCGCATGACGCGGAGAAATGCGGAATCCCTCCCCGGGGATGCGGATGCGCTGGAAGGCTGTTTCGGCCTGATGGGGGAAGAACCCTTCACCGTGCGCGTGCGCTTTGCCCCCTCGGCCGCGACCTATGCCTCGGAACGGACGTGGAGCCGCGACCAGAAGATCACAAGACATAAGGACGGCTCCGTCACGCTGACCATGACGGCCCGGAGCGAGGCCGAGGTCATCGCCTGGGTGATGAGCTTTGCGGATACGGCGGAAGTTCTGTCTCCGGCAGCGCTCAGAAAGGCGGTGGCCTGCCGCGTGCGCGCCATGAACGCCGTGTACGCCCGGAAGTCCGGCAGAGGGCAGGGCCGCCGGGGAAAACATGCGGAGTCTGCAGGCGGGGAAGAATTCCGTGCGGAGCGGCCCTTTTCTTCGGAAAAACCTGTTTCCGCCGCGTATGCAGCGCAGCAAGAGGAGCCCCGTTCTTCACGAAAGGAGCCTTCCTCCGGGCCTTCGGAAGAAGCGCCAGGTTCTTCCGGCATGATTTTTTCCGCCGGCGCGGAAGGCGGAGCGTTCAGGAGCGACTAG
- a CDS encoding YccF domain-containing protein → MSVIGNILWIILGGWISALLWLLAGVLACLSIVGLPWGRACFVMAGFVFMPFGYESISRDVLYGRGDMGTGAPGMVGNALWFLFAGLWIALGHVAMAVCLGLSIVGIPFAWQHLKLAELALFPIGKTVVPCEVAAEARRRRAAEELDRRRNA, encoded by the coding sequence ATGAGCGTTATCGGCAACATACTCTGGATCATCCTCGGCGGCTGGATATCGGCCCTGCTCTGGCTTCTGGCCGGAGTGCTGGCCTGCCTGAGCATTGTCGGCCTGCCCTGGGGCAGAGCCTGCTTCGTCATGGCGGGATTTGTCTTCATGCCCTTCGGCTATGAATCCATCTCCCGCGACGTTCTCTACGGACGGGGCGACATGGGTACGGGCGCGCCCGGCATGGTGGGCAACGCGCTCTGGTTCCTCTTCGCCGGGCTGTGGATAGCCCTCGGCCATGTGGCCATGGCCGTGTGCCTCGGACTCAGCATCGTGGGCATCCCCTTTGCCTGGCAGCACCTGAAGCTGGCGGAACTCGCCCTCTTCCCCATAGGAAAAACCGTGGTCCCCTGCGAAGTCGCCGCCGAGGCGCGCCGTCGCCGCGCGGCCGAAGAACTCGACAGGAGAAGAAACGCATGA
- a CDS encoding metal-dependent hydrolase, which translates to MKWITHQSVALMAAFSAGFPLAGIAAAWAGSVIPDVIDQRSANRAFFRQKKFNQVHRKGSHWFGWWLAVWIWSLTGQLGPLPDALVGGFGFGALTHVLLDMCTSHGVPLLPFGRVRFSLKICSTGSFGEYAILIMCVLVFWIAKRPELLHFHVPLY; encoded by the coding sequence ATGAAATGGATCACCCATCAGAGCGTGGCGCTCATGGCCGCCTTTTCCGCCGGATTCCCTCTTGCAGGCATTGCCGCCGCCTGGGCTGGTTCCGTGATACCCGACGTCATCGACCAGCGCAGTGCCAATCGCGCCTTTTTCCGGCAGAAAAAATTCAATCAGGTGCACAGAAAGGGCTCGCACTGGTTCGGCTGGTGGCTGGCCGTATGGATATGGTCGCTCACCGGCCAGCTCGGCCCCCTGCCCGACGCTCTGGTGGGAGGCTTCGGCTTCGGCGCGCTCACCCATGTGCTCCTCGATATGTGCACCTCCCACGGCGTGCCGCTGCTGCCCTTCGGCAGGGTGCGCTTTTCCCTGAAGATATGCAGTACCGGAAGCTTCGGGGAATACGCCATACTCATCATGTGCGTACTGGTGTTCTGGATAGCGAAAAGGCCCGAACTTCTGCACTTTCATGTGCCGCTGTACTAG